GGTGGCTGGGCATGGCACCTCTTACTGCCGTCTGTCTTGTGTTGTTGTGAGATTactttaaactgaaaggaacTAAGCTTCATTTGATGTATGCTGGTGGTATGAATGAATGTACATGTACACAGGAGACATGAAATATGTGACTGTGGTTTGTTGGTGCTGTTCTTCTGGTGGTTCACTTATAGAAAGTCTTTGGTGCTCCTCTGGAGTTAGATTTCTAGGATTTGGGTGGCAAAGCTTGAGTTTAACGAGCTTGTCTATGTAAGCAATAGAGATTGGGATTTCTGAAGGGAGTGTAGACAGAAAAATCTTCCTGTAGTAAAGCAAATGCAACCCTTGTGAAAGACTTGGTTCCCTTCTGAACGACTTCACATATAGAGCAGCTTGGTCACATCTCCAAGGGCTGCTTGGAAAGGTCCACAATTTGTATTGAGGGCTTAGGAGTACCAGGCTGCTAACTATGTGTTAGTGAGAAAGGTGTCTGCATGGGTTTATTTCAGCCTCGATGCTTGAAGTTCTGGGTGGTTTCTGTATCTTGAATAGCACTTTTGCTTCTGTAATCCACCTAATGTAGCTTTTGCTGTCGTATTTTCAGCAGATTAAAGGCTGAATGCTATTTTGGTTTCTCCATGACAAAGGGCTGTATTGTCTTTTTATAGCAACCGGTGTTTTTGGCCAGCGGTGCCAAAATGCTGTTCTGGGATGGATCAGTTTCTAAATAGGAAGTTTAAGTAGCTTAGTTTTGGCGGTTCAGGTTTCTTAGTTTCCATGGCATTTTTACATGGAAAAGAGGCTAACTCTTAAATTACAGTCCCTGGAAATACTGCGTGGATCACAATTGCACGCTCTTTTCAGGCAGAGTATGCTTAGTAACCTGTAacttggctttatttttgtttcgGGGAGATTAAATAGCTTTGAGGCATAAAGCTGGCATTTCGCTACAGCTTTGTTTATGTAATTGTTAAACTTGCAGATTACAGAGGGTGCACAGAGCcgaaagctgctgctttttggtaTTTCTAAAGCTTGTTTGGAGCCCCTGACCTCCTTGTTGAGGTTTAAGGGTTTCACTCCCTCAGCTCAGTGGCTTCATCTGCTAAGAAAAAGCTGCATAAGCTCCAATTGCCTTGATGCTCTCTTGTGTTCTAAGACAAAATGAGGGGGCAGCGGGTTTCTCCTAGTCATAATGAGCTGGCTTAGGCACAGAAGGGACAGTGGTTGTGCGTGAGGAGCAGTGATGGAACACGATCCCATAGATTTCGTTGTTGACGTATTTGTGCTGTTAGTGTGCCATCCATAGATATGTGTGCTGTGTAATTCTTAGTTTCATCTGTTCAGATGCGTTCAGAATTCCTGCTGATACTTGCtgcaagagcagctctgcagctgtccCAGCTTACAGCTGTAAGTGCGTGCCTCAGCTTGTGGGGCACTGTTTGTCTCATAGTAAATGTTGCTGCTTGTATTTAGAGGAAAACAACCCTATGGTTAAAAGCAGCTAGCAAAGCTATCACTTTTTGTTTGCTCCGTGTTCCGAGTGTACATCTTTATACGTGTGTAGGCATTGGGATGCCTTATCTTCTGTTGGTTGGTTGCAGACAGTGTTAGTGTTGGGCAGGAAGGGCCCAGTGGTgcctgcagcaggtgctggtgtgcactgctggctcctgaCCTTCCTTTTTAAGTTTATTGCTCATTTTGAAGATCTGCAAAGCTAACAGAGATTTACAAAGAGCCTGAAACTTTATTTAGAGCTAAATACTTGAGCGATGTTTTGCTTGTCACATGCCAGTGATGGATGAGCTCTGGCACAGGGCACAGGCTGTTATTTAAAAGCTAATGCCAGTAGATTTGCTTCGGGTTGTATTGCTGCATTTCTCCAGTAATACAACAGGAAAACGTATCCAGCTTGAAATAGGAGTTGGTGTAACTGGAGGAGggcaagtgctgctgctttaatttCTAGATGAACAGATACTTTCCATCTGATAATAAGGATGCATTCTTTCTTGCTGCTTTGTAGCTGGTGGTAGTGAGCACATCATTACGGTGCAGGCCTCATCTCTGATCATTGAAGGCTGGAGCCAAGGTCTCACTGCTTGGAAAGTGTATGCACACGTTGTGTCAACGTGTAGGTGTGGAGGAATTGATGTTTAACTCCTGTAACTGTTCCCGCTGAGGATTTTTACAACACCTCACACTTACTCAGCTCTGAGTGCGTGTCACCAACAACCAAAAGATCATGATGGTGATTGACTTGCTGCAGAAGAATGCAAAAACAAGTTTGTTTGCATAGAAActtacagctcagcattttttccCTTACCAGTATTTATAAGTAACAAAGTAGTGTGGGTAGCCAGAAACCCATGGGTTAAAGTTATACCTAATGGAAGGGCTTCTTTCCCCCAGTCTAGTCAGTCCTTTAAAGGAAGTTGGATAGAGTCTCTGCGTGGCTGActgggggctgcaggtgggCCAGGCTGGGTTCAGGGAAACCCAGCTTTAATGGGTGGTTTGGAGCCAACAGTTCTGCTGTTGGGTGTTGGGAAAAGGGTTATTCAGTGAGATAGTGAGGGAGGAGGGGGTTGGTGCTTCATTAGGATCTCCCAAAGGATGCATTCGTTAATGCAGTTGCCTATTGGGCTAAGTTGAGAACCTGTAAGGGCATGAAATACCTGCCAAAGAGTGCAGTCACccaagatgtattttaaaacccTGAAAAATGAGTTCGTGGTGGTTATTCTTTTATAGTCACTGTCATGCATGGATGAGAACAAAGCACGTGGtgaagggcagagcagcagtttgGTATCTGGGGAAGGTGCTGAAAGATGCctgttgtgtgtgtgctgcataAAGAGCCTGATAACGGGCTGGGCACGGAACAGGGAACGAGCAGGGCAGGACTTTGTGCTCATCCTGCTGAAATCTCAGCCAGTCTCATGTTagagcttttcttttgaaggaagTAAAACCGATCTGATATTTATGCAATGCTGTTTATGCCTATATGGGGTTGGTAAATGGGATGGTGCAGGGTGTTTCTGCTGGGCCCTACAGTGATTCGGGTTCTGTTAAGCTGAGTGGCAAAATTCCCAATACGAAGTGAAGTTAGAATAGCAAACACATTGTTTGTAGCAGAAATTGGGGGGTTTAGCATTACAGAGCAAAATTTAAGGCTATTTTTGATGTGCCAATGAGAATACCTCTGAAGGTATTGCATGCAAACAACCTGTACTTATTAGATATCCTTCTTATCTTGAATGGGTAAAATACAGCGATTGTTCCCAATGCAAACTTAAGCTGCTCGATTTACTGAGATATAAATCAGTGGCAGGGCACACAGGCGTATCACTTactgggcactgctgccctgtTCAGACCTTACATGCTTTATGGGCTTGCAGCAAGACAAGAGCAGCAGGGCTTACTCATCCAGGCACAttatctgtgctgctgtgtctcCCTCTGTCTCTCCAGCCTTCACATCTGAGCACACAGAGTCTGACTCTTAGAGATGTTTCCaacctctccctccctcctgtaaatattataaaaataacagttacGCAATATCAGAGCTATAAAAAACCACCCCTTGCTTTGTTAGCCATTGAATGGGAAGCCGTGTGTTTCAGGAAGCAGCAAAGAAGTGCAGGCAGGAGCcgtgtgtgcagtgctggggtaTGTGCAGGGTAACTTGTGCCCTGAAGGTGCGTCGTGCAAACGAGGTGCTGAGCATTGGCCGCGTTGCAGGTGCTTTGGAATGTGCTAGAAGGGAAGCTGGCTCATTTGGTAACATTGCTACGGTTCTTGAAAGCGAAGGAGAATAAACAGCCGAGTGTTGTGTAGTGAGTAAAGCATCGATCTGTTGGCTGGGGGGCAGGTAAACATGCCCAGAGCTGGAACCGAGCGATCGATCCGTGTCCTCAAGTGCTGCTTTGACTGCAGCGCTGCCCCCTCGGCCGTGTGCGGTGTGTGCAGTGCGGGGCTGAGCCGTGCGGGAACGGGAAGGAGGGCAAGAAAAATAGAGCCGTGACCTGGAACGTGCTGTGGTCCCTTGGAACCGAGTGTTGGTGTTTGTGTAACGATCTGCAGACGGAATGAGCAGGAGGCTTGTTTTTCGCTGCGAAAGTTAATGATTAAAGATGCGGTCTAAAATTGGAGCGACTCGACTAAAAATTGATGGTTGCTGCAGGGCCGGGTGAGCTGCGGGCTGAGCTGCGGGCTGAGCTCCGCACTGTGACCCGGTGCCCGGGGGGGCGGGGGTTGGTACCGGGTTGGTACCGGGTCGGTACCGGGTTGTCCCgccccccagctgctgccattggTCGCTGTGCGGTGGGCGGGGCGATGCGGGCGACCTGTCTGGCCGCCTCCTTTGCTCGCTCTCAGTCCGACGCCGGCCGAGCGGCGTGCGGGGCTGGTTCGAGTGCTCGTGTGCTTCCTTACAGAGCGCTGGGCTGGAGCTCCGCCCGCACCACTCCGACACCGCCGCCTCGGAACCGCCCTCACACCGTCGCCTCCCTCTGTCTAATGCGCTACAAGGATGAGCCCAGCGTTTGGAGCCATGGAAGTGGAGCACTATTCCAAGGGAGTCCTGCTCGAGCCCTTTGTCCACCAGGTCGGGGGACACTCGTGTGTCCTCCGGTTTAACGACAAGACGATCTGTAAGCCCCTGATCCAGCGGGAGCACCAGTTCTATGAGACTCTCCCGACAGAAATGCGTAAATTCACTCCGCAGTACGAGGGTAAGTTACCAAACCGTAGCGTGGGGTCgggctgctgcttcctgctctagcagtgtgctgtgtgctctgccgCCTCTGGAATCTCTTCTGCATGGAAGAGATTTTGgggcttttcttttcatgtatCTCGATGTTGTCTGAGGCAGGCTGTGGAGATGCAGGGTGGAAATGCTTTGCCCAGCTGGTGTTTGGGCTGCCTAACAGCATTAGAgtagagcagctctgctggcgGTAGTATCTCCCTTAGGCACAGGTAAGTCGCTAACAGCTTGTGaatgttttcagtgatttttttttctgctgcttttttttttgtgtctgtggatttataattcattttcacCACGTGTTCAATGTCTGTTTACAGGGATTTGGTAAGTCGGGTGGTGGTGTGTGTGAGCTTAATTGTGATCTCATTTATTTTGGGGTTTGTCCTCTCACTCTCGTTTCGATCACAATAAATACACGGCGGTGAAGTGTCACGTTAAATATTTGCAGCATTGTTTCTGTCATTAAGGAAACGAAAATCCACGGCATTTAGGTAGGCAAGGATCAAATAGCCGTGATGAGGCTGAGTCAGATGTTATGTAGGAGTGGAAATTCCAGTTCTTCTAAACATTGCTCTAGTTAACAGAAatccttttctttgctcttccatCGATGGCTGTCTGGTGATTAATAAATCATGACCgaagcattttttaaatggagtTGCTTTTTATGGCACGCTGACTTTACCAGCTGTAAGGGTGACCGTTTTGCACTGCTTGTCAAACTGGCAGAAGACTTCAGAGATGTTTCCCAGTAGTGCTGCCTGTGTGCTCACAGAGACTGACACCTCTTACACGAGTTCTTTTGGACTGGAAGAGAATGTGGTCTTTGATCGCTTTGGAAATGTACCAGTATGATTGTACCAGTCTGTATGGctctttggggggggggggtaaggGGCCTCACTTGGGCCtcctgttattattttttcaggaTAAAGGCCATTTACTGGCTGgttccccccttttttcctgttgttctttcctttgtggCAGCAGGAGTGTCAGTCAAAGCTTCTGCACCCCATCCCCTGGGTACTGTAGGTGTCAGAGCTGCCTGCCCAACTCAGAAGTGCCCATCTCTCGCCGAGACCTCTCCCTCTGGCCCAAAGATGAGCTGCAAGAACTGTGCAGGTGGTTTGATTTGAGGATGAGGAGAGGGGACTGGGAAATAAGAAGCTAACTACCAATGCAGATATTGTTATGGCTTCTTAAGTGCGCACAGAAACATGTTAATGTTAGCATTAGGGATGTCTGCGTCAGAGCACTCTGCTGGGACtcaatgcagtgcagtgctccAGAGTCTCTGGAGAGGGAGGATAAAAGTGTTTTCAAGGTTCACCATCTTTCTGTGTACCACAGATCTGTTCTGTAttgcattttgttatttcacAAGACTACTGCGTTACTGCTATCAATAAAATATAtaccaaaaagaagaaagtgtgTAATTCAATGTAGTGATTTAAGAGAGAAACTCTTGGACCAGTTTTACTGTAATGTGACGTCAtcttgttttgctctgcttgCAAGTCTTCCCCCCTGGGGTTCTGCTGACCAAATCCTGTTTGGACAAgtgggttttgctttgctgtcatGCAAAACTTAAAGCTTTCAGTgtctgtttggattttttttgtgtgcaggTCACTTTTCAGTGCAAGTTGTTAACATGTTCTACATCTCATTTAGGGTCAGACCAGTCAGGTTTttataataaacatttttattaattgaaaTTGTCTCCTGTTATTATTTGATCCTTCCTTGATTCTGAATTGGAGAGaacagatactttttttttttatgttgttcttTTGTCATTAtgataaattgtattttttgaGGTATCGTCTTTGTCCAGGTCTTTTGAACTTTGTTAGGTTGGCAGATGAGGTTTGGCCTGTGGCAAGATAGAAACTAAGGACCAGGGTAagagaaaaaacccaaaagTTGCTGTATTTGTCATGTTGTGTGTTGTAAAAGGCTTTGCTCATTGCTTCAGCAATTCACAGCTGCTCGTGTCCTTTCTCTCCTCAGGTGTGGTGTCAGTGAGCTTTGAAGAGGATGAAGATGGAAACTTATGTCTAATAGCATATCCATTAAATGGGGACCACGATAACTTGGAAAACTTAGATAATTCTGACTGTGAACCCAAAAGTAAGCTGTTGCGATGGACTAACAAAAAGACAGTGTTGttagaaaatgagaagataTCTAAGGAGTGGGTCCGACAGcacaggaaagaggaaaaaatgaaaaggtagGTTTAACAGGGAGAGCTGGGATGCAAAGTGTCGAAGCAGAACATTTCTGCTGTCAAACTGGGTTAAGGCCTCCAGAATTCCAGAGAACtctccagagctctgctttcagtttctgttctcatttctttcttcttttttcctgacCACTGCAGTCAGGCTCAGTTGTGAAACTGCCTTGTCCTCATGATGGCACGGTGACTGCTTTTTGCTGGGATTAGCTAAGAAAAGTTTTCCAGTGCTGTACAAAAGATGTATTACAACCAAGCCATCACATTCCACTTGTGCTGTTTTAAGAAGCTTTATCTGTGTTAGTCATATTCACCCTCACATTTTCTTAGGCCTGCTGTGAAGTACTATGCTAGAACACTAACCTTAGCAAGGGATAATCCTTAAAGTATCCCTTACAAGTAGTGAGGAAGCAATTCAGGCAGGTAAAGAAGGTACAAATTAAATGACTATGTGCTCTGTAGCATATTTAGCTGTATGCTAATTTACACCAATATGAAAGTAGCTTTCCAGTGGTTGATGTACTACTGATGTGCAAATTGTCCAAATatacagaaaggggaaaaaagttacTGCTAGCTGTTAGAGAAGGCAAGTAAAATAGACCTCACTGGGTTTAACTCTATAAATTAGCATTCATTGTTGTGTTTCACTTCTAATGTgatgctttgttctgttttctagtCATAAATTAGAAGAAGAATTTGAGTGGCTGAAGAAATCTGAAGTTTTATATTATACTgtagagaaaaaaggaaatattagtTCACAGCTTAAGCAACACAATCCGTGGAGCATGAAATGTCACCAGCAGCAGTTACAGCGgatgaaggaaaatgcaaaacatcGAAATCAATATAGTATCCTTTCCTGAAGATGCTTCATGGCAATGGAAtgagcagggctctgctttttatttcttgggCATGACAGATAAAAGTTCAGTGCAGGCTTAACTGTAACCCAGGGAGGCTTTGTGAAGCAGTCACTTACATAGTGACTTGGAAGGGATTGCCAGCACTTTCCAGAACACAGGCTTTTCCAGCGTGTTGTGAAGTAAAATCCAAATAACTTAAATCTGCAAATTGGGACTTAGTTAATGGAAAGGCATTAAGAGTGTTTGGGATCTTCCACAAAACCAACTTACTAATGTAAGCTTTTGGAGGAGGGTAGAAGGTGactcttttttcccttggtgAGAGCCATTACTGTGATCAGTACTGAGGATCTCAAAAACTAGttgctgctttccctttgcAACAACTCAGTGTTGTCTTAAATATAGGGTGGGATGTTCTGATACAAAGAGCTGTCTGCTTTTTGATAAAGACAAGCTGAATATAAACTGTCAGGATAGGAacattgctctctacagctgcctgaatGAAAGCTATGGCAAGGTGGGGATTGGGCTCAAGCTCTGCTCCTACATAACCAGCCATAGGACAAGAAGTCATGGCCTCAAGTTGGAAGATATTCCAACTTGTTCACTATACGAAACGTATTCTCTGAAAGactggtgatgcactggcatgggctgcccagggaggtgatggagtcactgtcccttgAATTGTGACAGTTTAGTGGGGAAttactggtggtaggtggactggatgatcttggacGTTTTTTCCAGTCGTGGTGCTGTGTTGGTGGGGAAGGTTCTGCTTGTATGCAGGCTTGCATGCAGCCAGTAAGTCCTGCAACAGTATTGATACCTGTATGCTTTGGTAAGCAAATCCTCACATGTGAGTTCTGGTGAATGAATTACCAGGACATCTTGGTGACCAATTAACTGTTCAAAGTGAGAGATAACGCTTTGTGGCTGGTGTTGTCACTGCTTCACTGCAGGTGATAGTTAAATTATCTAGGAAGTGTGTGATATTTCAGTAATAAATCACACCTGCAGAAGTATCTGTACGCTGTACTTTGTAATTCTGAATTTGTGGGTCATCATCCAGATTTTATCTGTGACCTCAATTATGTTTTTCCCACTTACTGTAATAAAATCACCTGTCTTGTCTGTTTTCTGGAGGAACCAGTGGAACTAGGAGTTGATGAGCACTTTGATACCATGTGTTTGCAGCTAAGTTTTGATAGGCTACTGTTTGCTGGGTGTACTTAGGATTGGAATTATGACCCTAAAATGTCTGtggtaatggttttaaaatcCTCTGCTTGTCCTGTGAGGGTTGTTCCTTAACTGGCATTTCCAGAATTCATTTTGCTGGAAAACCTGACATCTCGATATGAAGTACCGTGTGTGTTGGACCTCAAAATGGGAACCCGGCAGCATGGAGATGATGcatctgaagaaaagaaggccaACCAAATCCGTAAATGTCAGCAGAGTACGTCAGCTGTTATTGGAGTCAGAGTTTGTGGCATGCAGGTGAGAGGAAAAGGAGTTACGTGTCAGGCGACAAGTACCTGTTCCTGATGtcttttactttcatttcttgctgTCCTTGAGATGCTGTGCTTCATTTCCATCAGTGAGAGGAATGAGGCCTTTGTGAATGACTTAACAGGTGAAGGTAGCAGCATCCGCAGGAGCAACTTGTAGCAACCCCTGCATCGCAGAGATTGTATTCTCTGAGCAAGAAGGCAGGGTCTGCCCCATAACAGTGATTGGAAGTTGTGTAGTAGAAGTCCTGATTTGATTAACATCTCAGGGTAAGCATAAGAAACAGCTGAAGAGAAGCCCTGCTGACACGTGCACTTTGAATAAAGCGTGAGGGTTGGCCAAAACTTGAACTAGCTGGCAGTTCTGTCTTGCAGACCTTGAAAAGCTTTAGATGTCTTTCTGTTGGGAGCAGGCTTGTTGTGAAGTGGGTTAGAAAGTGTGATGAGAACAGTGGCCAAATAAGGTACATGCATGGACTTTCACCCAAgttttttgtttacttgtttctgtatttcctaGAGTGACAAGTGGGAAagagcttgtttgtttttgaggcTTTTCTGAAGCTTCTTTCCTCTCATCCAGTCGATTCCAGGAATGCCAGCAGTGTTTGCTGGGACTTGTTCCACAGCGTGACTCTTGGCATGCTTGGTGTCCAGCTCACTGTTTAAATTCTGAGAAAAGCACGAGACAAGCTCCCACActtttgtttctgccttttaacCACACTGCTGGGATTCGGGCTGCCTGCCTTGCCAGTTTGCCTTCCGGTATAGACCTGTGGTGGAAAACAAGGAGGAGCTTTAGCAGTACCTCTAGTGCTTACCTTATGGAGGTGTTCAGTTGTTTCTGTGTCATATATGGAGCACTTTCCCATAGGAAGCAATCTTCCTGCTTTGTGGAAATACAGAGATTTATGGGGTGGCACACCTTGATTTTATAAAGCAATGTTTGCTGTCCCATagagcacagcactgtgggAATAAACTGGTAGACGCCTCTGAGCAGAGGCAGGTGGTGTGTGAGCTGCTGTGGTACAAGTT
The DNA window shown above is from Coturnix japonica isolate 7356 chromosome 12, Coturnix japonica 2.1, whole genome shotgun sequence and carries:
- the IP6K2 gene encoding inositol hexakisphosphate kinase 2, which encodes MSPAFGAMEVEHYSKGVLLEPFVHQVGGHSCVLRFNDKTICKPLIQREHQFYETLPTEMRKFTPQYEGVVSVSFEEDEDGNLCLIAYPLNGDHDNLENLDNSDCEPKSKLLRWTNKKTVLLENEKISKEWVRQHRKEEKMKSHKLEEEFEWLKKSEVLYYTVEKKGNISSQLKQHNPWSMKCHQQQLQRMKENAKHRNQYKFILLENLTSRYEVPCVLDLKMGTRQHGDDASEEKKANQIRKCQQSTSAVIGVRVCGMQVYQAGTGQLMFMNKYHGRKLSVQGFKEALYQFFHNGKYLRRELFESVIKKLTELKSVLEKQESYRFYSSSLLIIYDGKERQEVAVDSDPEDLEDLSEESSDESAGAYAYKPTASTVDVRMIDFAHTTCKYYGEDSVVHEGQDTGYVFGLQNLIDIIKEIRDENSE